Within Wyeomyia smithii strain HCP4-BCI-WySm-NY-G18 chromosome 2, ASM2978416v1, whole genome shotgun sequence, the genomic segment gatggattcctaatagaagaataacatgtaggaccatttggaaatgaaactgaataaaatccagctgagcaatcattaaacaatattttcccattggaattgctttgagcattattccaagatcgatgtttcgcattaaaattaccgatgattaaaaatttagatttatttcttgtgagtttttgcaaatctcccttgaaataattttttcgctcaccagtgcattgaaaaggcaaatacactgcggctataaataaaatgccaatacttgtttcaatttcaattcccaaactctcgaaaACTTTGGTtacaagatggggtaaaacacgatgttttattcgacggtggataactattgcaactccaccaccggcaacatcaattctatcaaacctatgaaccatataatttgggttcttttttagtttaatatttggcttttaaagcgtttcagtcacaactgcaatatgcacatcgtggactgttaaaaaattgaaaaattcatcccccttcgcttttaaagagcatTCCAAttaagaaaatttacagcattatttaaaatcattgctgaatttcaatttcataacaatattagttgtaaattttataccttcttgaacagcctcgtacatcgagttacagttcaacaaaacggacattagctgcagcatggattgttgtaggtattcaatcttttctggagttggattacctaaatcaatactggctgacttttcagcaccaaacacgaatggtttgttactgtttgaatttgaaatattacctgaaaggacactggcatatgaacagcctggtgttacctgaacaggattatttttctgaaatttgttatctgaatttaaattattacctacagacacacctgctaatgaaagtgctggtggtgcctgaacagtactgaaagtcttttgattacccacatcgACAACAGGTTGTtcagaattcctacgttgtctagaagcaataatttttgaccttacaggacaattaaagaaattagatttgtgatttcccccacaatttacacatttgaaactattagtgatctcttacacggggcagatatctttcgtgtgactagtgtcaccacaaatcatacattttgcagccatatggcagtttcgagttccatgaccataggcttgacaattccgacattgcgtaagattatggattcctccatgtctcttgaaattttcccactttattcgcacgttgaataaaacacgtgctttttccaaacattttaaattatgtactttggtacgatcaaaatgtaccaagtaattttcctggtgtattccattttgaaaaattttggcatttgcctttcgtttcatcaaaattacttggttgggggcaaaaccaagtgattctgacaaacaatttttgatttcatcaatactttgatcatttgagagacctttcaacacagccttaaacggtctctcgtttttggcatcaaaagagtaaaatttatacatcttttcagtcaaatactgtaaaagatgtttatggccatcaaaagattcggccaaaatatgAATTTCGCCTTGgagaccaatttgaaaattaactttcacattcgatagaaatgatgaaagttctgatcgaaatgctttaaagtttgctacaaataccacaataggtggaactttaaccttcttcataacggctttatgctcagtatgagaagtttggaattctaggtccccaacagaagaaagaatatcatacatgttagtcgaaatttcagtgtcacttggaggagatgcctcacgtttccttgatgccgcatcaaagcgatctttttttttcaggcataactggacaacttcactacactttcacttcactatagaatttaagaagaaatatctcaaaccaaattaaatcactaaacactcgttaactttaaaaacaaatttattactttgcctttcaacaggtagtcttttaaaaagattgcctgttgaaagcgaaaaacaaaattttaatatctctcggtagtctaagacttagcctcgagctgttggtaaaatgcgaccgtactgtaggacagttcaagtcgatctgaagagtgcacatttgatgatgccccaagacgtggtaaaaaacccgggcctgttgatcccacaatggacaaaaaggttaaggaatactacaagtattagtacgagatgtggcgagaaagcttggaacctcggcgagtaacgttatgcgtgccaagggaagaccAGACCAGacctgcagacccgtcggaagcagaagcagccaaaacggaatccaaaacaaactgaatctgtgaaaccgagagctcggaagctttatgacaaacttctgaccaaaaaaatggtgtgtgttatcatggatgacgaaacctacataaaactggactataagactctgccaggaccgcaattttatacatcaccgaatggaaaggatgtccctgggccagtgaaagccattttcACCGTAAAATTcggttttgatgttgacagttgccttaacggtgagtgtcatAGGCATAGTACAAGGTTGATTgtgtaatttttcttttaaacaaGTGCGTGTATGCTATGGATACTTCGTAGTCTCTGGTCagccggccaccaggagacatGAAATTCAAAGCCACGTCAACAATCATCTTGCATCAGTATGCAAGAAAATCGAATATCTAATTAGTTTCGGCAACCTAACAATCGCTCAACATCCGACTCGCACAAAACCACGTGTTTCAATCAATGCACTATTCTACTTACTTTTTTTCGCTTCGTAGAACGCAATAGTTGAACTgagtcttgaaaaaaaaaaaggtttgggCCCTAACAAGTACTTTTTGTTGCTCAACAACGTTAAATATAACTACTATGTATGATATGTATTATTATCTGTTAAAATTTGGtaatggtaaaaaaaaacaaaaaagttttgatcgtttgagtattttgacattttcactaggaactttttttgagtgtttttccCAGCTTCCCATTGCAATGTTATAAATTATCGCCATGTTGAGCATGATACCAATCTAACGCTCTGTTTTTGTAATATAATCAACCATTTTTATACTGGCCCTGTTTAAATTGAATATGCGTAACTCTCCGGCGAACCCTGTTATCAGAAGATTGTAAAAATAAAGCGAACTCAGAAAGGAACTAATTTATATAGTACGTGTTTTTATCAAGTAAATCCAGATTTAGAGAACCAGGAGTTGAATAAGCAGATTGCAAAAAAACAGGATTCgcaaaaaaacagaaaagacAAAACATTAACTTACTCATCTCACACAGGTTTACGGTATTCTATAAACTTTGTTataacaccaaaaaaaaaaaagaaaaatcgaaCTCTCATTTAAGTTATGAAAATCAATCGACCATTAGATAAAAGCATATTTGGAAATGATCAAATATTGGGATTTTTTGTTCTGTGCAATGGATCCGTTAAAAAACGATGCGTGAGTTCGATTTCATGTAAGCTACCAAATCTAGCTTTTTAAAACATACTGAACGGAAGATATTTTGCGTAGTTGAGTCTTAATCTTAAACTCGATTTGACAAGTTTCGTGATATATTACTTAATCTTGAATCTTGTTACATTCTGATAGCAGCGAAATCTATCCAACGGCCAGTGTTTTTGCTTGGGGGATATTAAGCTTTTGTATCATGCAAGTTGAAAACCATAAATTACGAGGCaggaattgaaaatatgcttctCCCATTCTCCTTTTCCTGTCTACGGACTTGCAACCATCAATAAACCAACAATCAAAAGGAACATAAATTGTTTGGTTTACTTCTCTATATAGGTACGAGCAGTAGTCAATTGATAATACCAAATGAGATACGAGCACTCTCGGAACATCATCAGTCTGTTGCGTACAGCTGAGTGCTAGTGTAATACATTCGTTAAGCTACAGTGATGCAAATATGACCTTGTACCATTCGCTTAGCACCATTCTGCTGCTTATCGCGATCCCACAAGGTCTCGATGGGACACCCACGTTCAAGGCTCACATTCTCAAGCATGTTACGAGTAAAACAAGCTCAAGTGATCAACAAATCGCGGCGACGGAAGTGATCAACCGAATTCTTCCTCAGCAGGCACAGTACTTCAAGGTTGGCATCGACAGTCGTATGAAGCTCAATTCGTTCAGGGTATGCTTGATCAACATTGTTGCACAATCGTTACTAGAAGGTCTAATTTTTAGATAGAAAAATCTGACGAAACGGAAGGAAAAGTTTACATTACTGCTTCTAGTGGTGTTGCTGCAACCAAAGGTTTTTACTATtatctgaaatatttttgtggtTGTCATGTTTCATGGGATGGTGATCAACTGAATCTACCGGAAATTTTACCATCAATCAATGAGACGATTGAGGCGCCGAGCAGGTAAtttaaaagacagaaaaaaaaattccaaaaaccaTTTACTACCATCGCTCGGTTTCAGTATAATTTATTACCAGAACGTATGTACCTGGTCGTATTCGTTCACCTGGTGGACTTGGTCCGAATGGCGTCGGCACATCGACTGGATGGCCTTGCAGGGAATAACGCTCAGTCTAGCACCCTTCCAGGAGGATCTCTGGACAGAGCTGTACAGCGAATACAACATCACTCAACACGATATAGACAACCATCTCGGAGGCCCAGGGTTTTTTGCCTGGCAGAGAATGGGTAACATTCGCGGCTGGGGAGGTCCTTTAACAGCAAAATTTAAACGTTTCTCTTCCATGCTGCAGCTGAAAATCGTTCAGCAAATGCGTCGACTAGGCATGACAGTGGCACTTCCTGCGTTCGCAGGTCACTTACCAGTTCAGTTCAAGCAGTTTTTCCCGCAGTCAAGAATATCATTCGTTGCCGATTGGAATGGATTCCCAGCACAGTATGCCAGTCCGGTGTTTTTGGATCCAGTAGATCCGCTGTTTAAGGAGATTGGTGCTAAATTTATGAAAAAGGCAATCGCACGATACGGAACCGATCACATATATTTCAGTGATCCGTTTAACGAAAATCAACCGCGATCCGCAAGTGCAAGATATTTATCCGAAGCGGCAGCCGGAATTTTCAAAACGATGACAACAGCTGATCCACTTGCTGTTTGGTTACTTCAAGGATGGATGCTTGTAAAAAACCCGTTTTGGTCCGATCGTGCTATTAGATCCTTTTTAACTGCAGTACCGAAAGGTCGAATGCTGGTACTAGATTTACAATCCGAACAGTTTCCTCAATACCAAAGGACACAGTCATATCACGGACAGCCTTTTATCTGGTGCATGTTAAGTAACTTTGGAGGAACACTTGGAATGCTGGGTTCGGTCGATATTGTATTTCAAAGAATTCAAGAGACAAGAAATGACGAAAACTTCACAATGTTAGGAACGGGAATAACACCGGAAGGTATTAATCAAAACTATGGACTGTACGAGTTTGCACTGGAGATGGGATGGCTAAGGAACATTAGCAGCACGGACGATTGGTTCAGAACTTATGCCAGAGTACGATATGAGAGTGAAGATGAACAACTCCAAAATTCGTGGAGTATATTCAAATCAACGGTTTATAACTTCAAGGGTTTGGAGCTGATGCGAGGAAAATATACCTTCAATCGACGACCAAGCCTGAAACTCAGCCCATGGGTAAGTTAGAAATCGATCTGGTTAGCTAGGTGACACATGTTTCAGATCatgtttgtttttgagttctttctttctTAACTttgtttatcaattcctcctcagttttcgcgacaaaattgttggagtagatcttacgctttatCGACGCCAAATCCAGCCAggaattaaaaattattaaagGATAAAGTATTAAAAATTTCCCCGTcaacggccagtccggagcgaaagaatagcggctttgacatccccttctcgaaGATTGTCAGCCACAATAGCACTTTCTcagggaacttggtgtgtgaattTAACTTCACCTccgagctcacttccttcgtaaaatacgaagtaccctgccagtcgttgccatccagggtgagataggtctcgtcgtccatcaccaacGCCAAGCCGCGATTCACCAGGTTGCACCGAACTACCGGACGCAACGATGTAGCCTCTTTTCTCTCGGttttcttcttcagcatcttttGGAGCTTCTCGTcgttcagggtcgtcggccgtccgtaACCGGTCttttttcgatgctctgattgttttccaatagtgccaagatgttgtagatgccgggacgggcgtatccggcgtccaATAAGTGTCACTCGATATCCGTTTTCGACACGTCGAGGTACCGTATggacgcgcacacttctgaacggattAGCTTTACTGGTTTCGCCATCATGATaggagttcgactgatagagctgtcaatttttttctactgactcatgggttactaagATTGATGTTTCACTGacccaggtttcgtggccgtacaagactaccggtctgatcagtgtttcgTAGATGCGGTGCGGCGGTAAATGTTATTCAATCGGCGCGTCCTCTGGAGACCAAaaaaggcacgatttcctgccataagtcATCGGGGAATTTCTCGTTGGTGTCCTTGGCAGCAGTTACCAGTGCGCCCAGGTACACCCGGCCGTACACCAAGCTATACCCATCACCGTTAATTTGAATTCGTGGTGGGAGGTTGGTACTGTCTCCTCCAGAACCTCGGCCTCTCATGTACTCATTTTTTAAaacgtttatggccagtccaattcgtccagcTTTAGCCTTCAGTCTGATATACGGTTTTCGTCATTTTCTCAAGGATTGATTTGAAGGAGGTTGATTTGATCAACCGCTCCTCACATGTAGATCAGAAGTGATTTCGAGCCGCACCATCTcgatgaacagacgctcgggttgaaGGTTGAAACATTGGGCTTAAAATCGCGAGTTGGCAACTTGGAAGGAGTACAAAACTCAGCTCCGGCTCTCTCGCGCCTTTACGAGTCACTACCAGCCAAAGCACAAACACTGGTGTTGCCAGAGCAGTCTTGCTGTAATCCGACGACAAATAGTCAAGTGAGAAGGTGCAAAACGATAAATGGCGCGTAAACCATAGCTTGTACATCCTCTCCAAATTCTCTCCTGTTCTGCTCGAAGACTCTCAACATTCAACATCACATCGAAGttggctgaccagattttctcgggataaaaacgggacaaaggggttcaaaaaacgggacacacgataaaattgatttttgaaaaattttaccaaccaaagcatgcaaacaattatTAATACGATGCTTAGCGTTTGATGGAATTTAGCGTGGAAGAGTGTAAAAGAGTTTTGATTTTTGCAATGAGTTTCTCAAATTTTTCACATGGATGATTGAGATTTTGACTAACATTCATCATATAgtctcaactttcaatcgcGACTTTTTTATCAGTTCACGCTAGATGTCCTTTTCAGTGGTGCGGTACTGTCAGGAAGGCACAAAACGTATTCAGTAATATTAGAAAAATCCTGGCTGCTTGGAAACATATTTTCCATTTAGGAAAATTTTGATGCAAAGCCTTATTTAAGAATTTTTAAAGGAGTCcccgaaaacggtacaaaatggcaaaaagacgggacggttgAAAATAGTCTgaaaaacggtactgtcccgttcaaaacggtacgtctagTCAGCCTACATCGAAGTTTAGTTTCCAACGTCTGGCTACCTGCGACTTAGCGGTAATTTCCCTGTCATTACTGTCCAATTCTAGATTCCGTCAATAATTCTGTAGCAATTCTCCGcgttgtgccgtgtcaaataaatgttgtgtgaaaaaaaaattctccgcctccgcgaagACGCGATCATAATGTTAATATTTCTTACAACGGTCAAACCTTCTTTCGGTAGCTGTAGCTTTCCAGTATTTTTTCCGCATCTGACACGTCTAAGATCTGCTTCTAATAACTTGTTAACGTAGGCCCGGTTCTTCTCTTTCGTCACACGCGTAGTTCCTACTGTCATGCCTATCATCTTTTGTGCTGTTTCCCTGACCGCAtcgtggatgtgcttccactgttcgttcaggtccactcaaATCAACCTTGcgaacccccccccctccccccaggctagcatgcgatattgtttttgtcatATTCTCCATTCTCCAGGAACTCCTTCACGttgtcggttttatcgtttctCGGTGCATACACGTTTATAAGGCTGTATTtcaagaatctgcccttgatcgcATAGACCGGTCATTTATAGGCCTCCAACTAATGACATCATTCGTTCAATTCTTTTAGGTATGGTACAACGAGACCCTTTTCAACGAAGGAGTCAATCTATTGCTTCATGCAAACGCATCCAACGCATTGTTCAAAAGAGACGTTGTCGACCTCACGCGCCAATTCCTACAAAACACCGTCGATCGGCTTTACCTCAACATAAAGGGGTCGTACCAAACAAGAAACATAACGTCGTTGCGACTGTACAGTAACATGTTCAGTGAGCTTCTTCAAAACATTGACAGCCTTCTCCTAACCGATCGGCACTTTCTACTAGGCAATTGGCTGGAGTCAGCCAAAGCTCTGGGGCAAACCAGTCTGGAAAGACAAAAATACGAGATCAATGCACGAAACCAAATTACTTTGTGGGGACCACAAGGGCAAATCATCGATTATGCTAATAAGCAATGGGCTGGAATGGTACGTGATTTTTTCCGGCCTCGCTGGAGTTTGTTTCTTGGCGAGCTTCAATCGGCGCTGGAAACCAACGGCACTATTAATGATACCAAAACGAGGGATAAAATCTTTCGGTTAATTGAGCTCCCGTTCTCAACAGATAATAAGATATATCCAACTGAATCACAAGGAAATGCACTAGAAGTCGCTCGAGAGCTGTTTCTCGTTTGGAGCCAACGAGGAACAATGTTGAAAAAGCTTCCCACCGAATCACCCGTtactaaaaaaaactaaaaaaattagaaGTTGAAATGAAAGATCAAAATGATGTTTCTGTAACACAGTATACTAATTTTACACACAGTCAACCATGTTCCAATTCGACAATAAATAGGCAGTTTTTCGAACGAGCTGCCATGTTGGCAAGATATGCATAAAACAGTGAACTATCACAGATATGTAGTACACCGATGTTAAATCACCAACACTTCTGCCACACAGCTTCGTTATAGGTATCGAACTCCGGTTTCTCGAGTTTCACTACCGAGCATTTTTTCATCTGCTTCTGAAGAGTCCATATTGTGTCCTCATCCACTTTGGTACAGTCGATGATTTGCAGCTCGATTAGGTTTGGAAATACCGTAGGGATATCCAATATTGCTTTGTTCGTGATCTGGGCCAAATAACAAAAAGTATAATTTAGCACTTTTTAAAAATGTATATCACGAAGTGCTTACCCATCCACTTCCACCTACACTAAAGGTTCGCAGGTTGCGacatttaggaaatttgagaaaCGCATTCTCAGACATGGGTATCGACCAACATTGCAATTCAATGAGATTCGTTAGTCTGTTTAAAAACTGAAATCCATCATCTTTTACCTACAATGAACAATATGAGATTATGAATGTATTTTTAATATTGCCTGGTACCACTGTACCTGGTAGCAATAATCCAGTGAAAGTGCACGAAGAGACGTCAGAGTAGTACACAGCAAACGTAAGTGAGCGTTTTCGAAAGTGTGATCGTAAATTTTCAAATACCTCACATTGGGCACGAAACTTGCCAGATGCCCGTAGAAATTGTTGCTCGTCGAGATTCCATCCAAAACAAGATGGCTTATTTTGGGTAACTGAACATCCTTCAGAAAGTTTCCTTCCCGTATAGAACCTTGAATTTTTAAGGTCCGCAGTTTACCCAGTTGTGTAATTTTCCTAAACGTCACCGCTTTCATAGACTGTATATTAATACATAGATGCTCCAAGTGCTGCCATTTCTTGCAAACAGTATCGAATATGTTTTCGTTCAACGCCCCAGTAAGAGAGGCACTTTCAAGTAGCTCCATATGATAGAAGCTTTCTACCGAAACTTTAAAGTCAGCTGACTGTGGCCAATATATGTAAAGTCGCCGTAAATTACTCAAACAATCGAGGGTACAAAACTGTACAAAATATGAATACTCTAACAGCACGTGAAGacatttcagctgttttccgtATTGCAATATCAAATCGAACGCAGCATTTTCGGCTGCAACCAAATCTAGCGACGTTACGTTAGGAAACATCCTCGGGATTATTTTGCATATTTCATCCTCGAATCCTCGCTGAGTTAATTCAAGTACTCGTAAGTTTTTAAACGTTGGAATCACATCGCAGCCTTCACTGCAAAAGCTTCCCTCAATGATGAGCTCGTTCAGGTTGGGGGCTTTTCGTAGGAATCGCACAAGGACCAGCGGTGTAACTACGTATGTTGACAACTTTAGAGAGCTCAGCTCTGGGCCAAACTTTTCCAGTACATCAACAATGAAATGCAACTTGGAAGATTCTGTCCATTCCAGTGTCAGATTACGATAACAGCGATTACTTTTGAGTAGAACTCTGTACTGTTTGGGGTCTAGATAGTCAGCGACGTGTAGTGAGATCGTTCTCATTGGCCTATCCGTAAAAGCCAGACGATTCCAAAGCCGCGAAACACGAGATGCTACTTTTCGATCGCGTAGCTTCAGAAAACTGAAGATAAGAATTATTAGCTAAAATGTAGGATTGACTGGCGATGGTACCGATTTTATTAATAATATAATCAAACCCTACCTCCTCTGGAAGGTCCCTTATTTTTGCCATTTATGGGTTGTTTTTGCCAGATTTGAGCAGGTACGTAAATCAGTATTGACTTGGCGTTTAACAAAGTAATTAAAACATGCACAAACTACGCACTACATTCATATGAATAAATATTAAGATATAcagaaaatctgtaaaaatTACTGGCAATGCAATATCAAAGTCTAAAAAccattgtttgtttttatttggagAGTTTATAGTCACTGAATAGCTAGTCTGGCGAAGTGGATTTTGGAAACCAGTTTTGAATTGTCAAAAGCGAATTTGCGTGAATATTGGGGTGaatatattttgagtgtagcgATGAGTAGATGTCATCCCTTAGGCATCgcaccatgtttcaagggctaacatctcaacatatgtgtaaacgaggtagcatatcaccgcctcttttcatacatctatatatta encodes:
- the LOC129724472 gene encoding alpha-N-acetylglucosaminidase, translating into MTLYHSLSTILLLIAIPQGLDGTPTFKAHILKHVTSKTSSSDQQIAATEVINRILPQQAQYFKVGIDSRMKLNSFRIEKSDETEGKVYITASSGVAATKGFYYYLKYFCGCHVSWDGDQLNLPEILPSINETIEAPSSIIYYQNVCTWSYSFTWWTWSEWRRHIDWMALQGITLSLAPFQEDLWTELYSEYNITQHDIDNHLGGPGFFAWQRMGNIRGWGGPLTAKFKRFSSMLQLKIVQQMRRLGMTVALPAFAGHLPVQFKQFFPQSRISFVADWNGFPAQYASPVFLDPVDPLFKEIGAKFMKKAIARYGTDHIYFSDPFNENQPRSASARYLSEAAAGIFKTMTTADPLAVWLLQGWMLVKNPFWSDRAIRSFLTAVPKGRMLVLDLQSEQFPQYQRTQSYHGQPFIWCMLSNFGGTLGMLGSVDIVFQRIQETRNDENFTMLGTGITPEGINQNYGLYEFALEMGWLRNISSTDDWFRTYARVRYESEDEQLQNSWSIFKSTVYNFKGLELMRGKYTFNRRPSLKLSPWVWYNETLFNEGVNLLLHANASNALFKRDVVDLTRQFLQNTVDRLYLNIKGSYQTRNITSLRLYSNMFSELLQNIDSLLLTDRHFLLGNWLESAKALGQTSLERQKYEINARNQITLWGPQGQIIDYANKQWAGMVRDFFRPRWSLFLGELQSALETNGTINDTKTRDKIFRLIELPFSTDNKIYPTESQGNALEVARELFLVWSQRGTMLKKLPTESPVTKKN
- the LOC129724473 gene encoding uncharacterized protein LOC129724473 isoform X1, which produces MAKIRDLPEELIILIFSFLKLRDRKVASRVSRLWNRLAFTDRPMRTISLHVADYLDPKQYRVLLKSNRCYRNLTLEWTESSKLHFIVDVLEKFGPELSSLKLSTYVVTPLVLVRFLRKAPNLNELIIEGSFCSEGCDVIPTFKNLRVLELTQRGFEDEICKIIPRMFPNVTSLDLVAAENAAFDLILQYGKQLKCLHVLLEYSYFVQFCTLDCLSNLRRLYIYWPQSADFKVSVESFYHMELLESASLTGALNENIFDTVCKKWQHLEHLCINIQSMKAVTFRKITQLGKLRTLKIQGSIREGNFLKDVQLPKISHLVLDGISTSNNFYGHLASFVPNVRYLKIYDHTFENAHLRLLCTTLTSLRALSLDYCYQVKDDGFQFLNRLTNLIELQCWSIPMSENAFLKFPKCRNLRTFSVGGSGWITNKAILDIPTVFPNLIELQIIDCTKVDEDTIWTLQKQMKKCSVVKLEKPEFDTYNEAVWQKCW
- the LOC129724473 gene encoding uncharacterized protein LOC129724473 isoform X2 translates to MRTISLHVADYLDPKQYRVLLKSNRCYRNLTLEWTESSKLHFIVDVLEKFGPELSSLKLSTYVVTPLVLVRFLRKAPNLNELIIEGSFCSEGCDVIPTFKNLRVLELTQRGFEDEICKIIPRMFPNVTSLDLVAAENAAFDLILQYGKQLKCLHVLLEYSYFVQFCTLDCLSNLRRLYIYWPQSADFKVSVESFYHMELLESASLTGALNENIFDTVCKKWQHLEHLCINIQSMKAVTFRKITQLGKLRTLKIQGSIREGNFLKDVQLPKISHLVLDGISTSNNFYGHLASFVPNVRYLKIYDHTFENAHLRLLCTTLTSLRALSLDYCYQVKDDGFQFLNRLTNLIELQCWSIPMSENAFLKFPKCRNLRTFSVGGSGWITNKAILDIPTVFPNLIELQIIDCTKVDEDTIWTLQKQMKKCSVVKLEKPEFDTYNEAVWQKCW